The genomic region TTTGTAAAGCAGAGAGAAAAGCATTATCCGGTTAATGCATTAGCGCTCAAACAAAAGGCTAAagagattcatctaaaaataaaagaaaaggaaTGTTCTTTTAACGCAAGTGATGAATGGTTgcaaggttttaaaaaaatatatggagtTCGCCTGCTTAAAATAACTGGAGAAAAGTTATCTTCACAGCCTTTGCTGGTCGAACCATTTAAAAtcaaacttaaacaaaaaattgaagaaatgggTCTTTGCCATGATCAATTGTACAATGCTGATGAGTCTggcttattttggaaaattataagCCGTGTCATGCCAGGGCAAAAGGATTGCCTTTCAGTTCAACAagaagaagtgaaaaaaattaagttacaaaaacgtcttattttatgttatttgaaAGAAGCATATGTAGCATTTAAATCTTTATATCCAGAAATAAAAGTcggttttagtaaatttgcttCCTTGCAACCAAAGCAATGTGTACTTGCTGATATTAATGGAACACACACGGTTCGTGTGTGTAAAATACAtcagaattttaaattaatgttaaacggtttaaaaagtatttttgaagaTATATCTGTAACTACTTATGAAGAAATAATAGAATGCATGATTTGTAGTAAGCCTAAAAATGAATGTTATATGAAACAATGTGATCTTTGCCCTGGCTTTCATGAAATTGCTACTGAAATAGAAGAAGCTCtcaaaaagagaaatattattaatataacttATCAACTGTGGTCTAACACCGATCGTTCTTCTCTAGAAACAATTACGGAGGAGGCGAAAATATTCCTCAAAAAAATGAGCAAAGAAGCTGATATCCTTTTACTGCATAATTTTGTAGCTAAagaacaaagtaattttttaaaaaatctaaaaacaaatttgaaagaaggggaattaattgtaattggagatttttctgaaaattttacatttttaatacaaaatgcaATACAGAGTCATCATTGGAATAACAGCCAAACAACTATTCATCCTTTTGTGATTTATCGACCTGAGCGAGATCATAATAATAGTGtgaaatttgaaagttttgttttaatttcagaaagtaCTGAGCATAGTACGAAAGCGGTTTATCTCAATCaagattaatttcttttattaaagaGAATTATGGatcagacaaaataaaaaaaatttattatttccccGATGGTGCAGCATCAcagtataaaaacagaaaaaattttatcaatttagtctatcattttcaagattttaatatAGAAGCAGAATGGCACTTTTTTGCAACGTCTCATGgaaaaaatgcttttgatggaaTTGGTGGTACAACAAAAAGGTACGTTAGGCGAGAAAGTCTACGAAGACCTGATACTGTACCAATAGCAACTCCTAGAGCATTTTTTAACatagttaaaaacaaatttgatccAATTAAATTTGGCTTTTGTTCCAATGAAGCTCTTGAAGATATAAAAAGTTCTTAAGTAAACGATTTTTAACATGCAAAACAATCAGTGGCACACGTGGTTTTCATTCTTTTATTCcagttgaaaatgaaaaaattaaatgtattaaaaaaatttctaacttcAATGATAGTTCATCTTccgtatttaatatttcataataattcttatcaattctaaaattctaatatattttataatatagagAAAGGGACTGGTGGATTAGGTCTACTGGGGATACcacctttttttacatttttttttttaaacgcacttGACGTACTGTACCTCCAGGGTGGTGTGGAAAAcggtatttatttaataaaaaatgttaatttagtaagttggaataatatttaaaaaaaaaaatgatgtaaaaCTGTGTTCTTTATACTGTATTGGTAAAGAATAAAGCATGCTGCGGGAGCTGCCGCGcgagttatatatataaaaccaaGCACTAACACTATAGATGAATTCATtgcaaatataattaaagacAAAGTGTAATACTAAACCTATTTTCGATTTGTTTACAGAAATTACGATTGaattcataaatcaaaattatttctcggTCGCAATTCCAAGAATTGCAACCGTCCCAAATTAACTAACTTCACTGTCTGCTTACAATAAATATTGTCAAATCGGCATTTCCGTTCCCACACGAAAATGCAATATTAATAAGTaacacaacaattttttataaaccaatGTAATTAGCaagtaagaaaacaaaattgtaaaatataccgagtaagcaaatatgtatacaagttaacacagtcaatattcgctgttcataaaaatgcagaaacagCAAAATCACATTTTGTGCGAAGGAAAGTGATCGCGACAAAATGTGAATAACCTTACTTACCTGTTCCATTTGCAATTTGACGATTAGCCAATATTTAGCCAATAATAGTAATATTGAATTACACAAATAAGAATTTAgtaaataagcaattttattgtaaattgtagcagaataagaatttagtaagtaagcaaattgtattagtaagtaagcaaaattgtattAGCGAGTAAGCAATTTTGTACTATTTAAGACATCAGTAAATAAAGTAATCAGGTTCAgttgaaactaaaaattcattttcaatggTCGTGGCCTGCAGTcgataactggcgcccaacataaattaaaacttcaaaaaagtGAAACGGATAAATCCTACaagattttttaaacaaaaaaggataCAACATTTTCTAGTGTTTATTGAGTAATTaattaagctcaaagaaaaAGAGAGTGTGAAATAAAACCTTAAAACCACGAAAACTTTATCAATATCCTAGCTTTCAAAAAGCGTGAAACGGATAAATCCTACAAgatttttatttggaaaggataCAAATATTTCCTGGTAATAAAATCCTTAAACCACAAAAAATTCATCAGGATCAAATATCCAAGAGACCGCATTGAAGTATTGTACAACCGCCTGCAGCCGCCTACTACCGTGACACAACCTGTACCTGAGTACGGAGATAAGCCTTCGAAAACGGAAGAACCAGGACGTCCAGAGATGACCAAAGTGAAAGTGACGCTGTTCCTCGTATTATTGTAAGTTATTAAGAAATTATCTTTATACAAAAATCAgaactaaattattattaaatatataattataaatatataaattaataattaataattaaaaataaaaatggaaagtattgaaaatgcaATAACGCAGTTAACAGGCGCGCTCAATTTGCAAATCGAGCAGATGAGGGTTATGAGCAGTAGAATAGGTGAATTAGAAAATAGGATTAGTCCTCCTTCAACAAATAACCCCGTACCTATTGCGCCAGCAACAGAGGCGAAACTCAACGAAATGAGGAGGTTGCCAGACTGCGTGAAAGATCTGCAAATCTTTGACGGAAATCCGATTCAATATATTTCATGGATCTCTAGTGTAGAATCTATTTTAAAAGATTACGAGGTAGTTAAAACCAGACCCATCTTTCGTGCTATAATGCAGCATATTAGGAATAAAATAAGAGGACCGGCGGATACAGCCCTAATCTCTTACAACATATTTAACGATGACTGGGAAAAAATTAAGACCTGCCTCTCCTTACACTACGCAGACAAGCGTGATCTCAGAACTCTAGAATACGAACTAACAACATTAAGCCAGAGAAATTCTAGTGTAGACCACTTTTACGCCAGGATTAACTACCAACTCTCACTTATAATAAATAAGATTAAGGCTCAGGTACATTCAGAGGAAGCTATAAGCGCTCTGATAGATAGCTACAGGACTAGGGCACTCGATGTTTTCATTAGGGGAGTGCAAGGTGAGCTTTCGAGGATATTAATAATCCAAAAGCCGGAAACATTACCTGAAGCCTATGCTTCCTGcttagaaattcaaaatatgaaCTTAAGAAATCATTCGATTTACCCAAAAAGTTCCGGCAAtgcaaactacaaaaaaaaaaaaacaattattccgCAATACCAAATTCATCAAACGAATTGAACGTTCGAGAAAggaataaaatgtataattttaaaaaccaaaataacgctAGGCAAACCACGTCTCACCAAATCCTACCTCCTATACTCTCAAACGActtaactgaaaaagagataaaaacaGATTTAGAATACCTTCACCAACTCCATCTGacgaatgtaaaaaaattaaattacatctcATCCAAGTTTATTATGTCAATAAGTTACAGTTTTTTAGCAATATTTCTTGGActtgtattatttatattataatactcTATTTCCACACCAGATCAGCTTACCACAGGAAATTTCAATTCACTCCTCCAATAATAGATTTCAAACCAATCGCAATAAGTAAATGCGATTTCCACTGCAATTTCATGGGCTACAAAGCGACAGAAGACTATTGCACTATCATCTACAGAAGCCGAGTACATGTCAATTGTTGCTGCGATTCAGGAATCTCTTTGGCTTAAGCGATTAGAAGCAGAGTTATCCAGAAGAGTATCTAAGACGATGATTTTATATAGTGACAACAAAAGTGCTATTCATATAGCAAGTAATAACGCATATTCTAATAGGACAAAACATGTAGacataaaatgcaaatttgtaaaagaaaagaTTAAAAGTGGCGAtgtaaaacttatttattgtCCTACAAATGAAATGTTTGCTGATATCCTGACGAAATCTCTTGTTATtgtaaaacatgaaaatttagtaaaaagtcttggagtaaattgaatttataatatatatgatgtgtaaatttttgctaagttttttttaataccttgaATTCTAGTGACTTGCAAACCTATATTTAGTTTATGATTGTTCATTCAAGTAACTATTGAAAagtaatttcttgtttttggaTTATGTGATTGCTCATTCAGGGGAAGTGTTGAAATATACTTGAATAAGCAACCATGTAATAATAACATACCTGCTTAGTAGCATATGTTGGAAAATACTAGAATAAGGAAACATGTAATAATAACATACCTGCTTTAGTAACATAAAGCGTACGTTAATATGAATTCTATGAATAAAGCGAATTGTCATTGCTCAAGAAGACTTAAAACGAGAAAGACCGCTTTTATTATAGATTATATcatctttgtttattttatcaGCGAGACGCTGATACTTAAAAAGGGGGGAGTTAACACAGTCAATATTCGCTGttcataaaaatgcagaaacagCAAAATCACATTTTGTGCGAAGGAAAGTGATCGCGACAAAATGTGAATAACCTTACTTACCTGTTCCATTTGCAATTTGACGATTAGCCAATATTTACTTActtccagcaacaacaacaacaataatagtaATATTGAATTACACAAATAAGAATTTAgtaaataagcaattttattgtaaattgtagcagaataagaatttagtaagtaagcaaattgtattagtaagtaagcaaaattgtattAGCGAGTAAGCAATTTTATACTATTTAAGACATCAGTAAATAAAGTAATCAGGTTCAgttgaaactaaaaattcattttcaatggTCGTGGCCTGCAGTCGATAACTTACATATGTAAGCTTTGATTTTAccttaagtaaaataataaagttagtCTTGTTCCTCCCGTTCATTGGAATAGTTGTCAAACTTaacttaattgaaataatatagaataaataaagtttataagtaaaataaaaagaaaacaaatttagtttttttttatgtcaacCGCGATCCGGTAACGAAATTCGCGCGGCTACTAGGCCGAGTCATgcagtgtaaaattcaaaaattaatttctcgagaacaaaacaaaaacccatCTCTATAATTTGCAGAATCTTTTAAGAAGGGTTCAAACTTTGAGCCTGCCGCGTTATACATCCTGTGAACTATCATATTTGGATACATACAAGCTGATTGTGGCGCCTATTGTTCAGAGTCTGGACTTTATGCAAGGCGAACAGAGTGTTGGATATGGTTGCCTTTTGCCTACAATTATCATCCATTCTCCGTTCATCCGAGCATCCATTCTCTACAATTGCATTAGAGCTGGAAAAGCAATTAAGAAAACGATTCCGAGCTTTCTTTGAATTAAATGAGGAGGCAGATTTGGcgctagctgcagctgcactGATTCCAAATGTAAAGTTGAGCTGGCTGAAAATCTTACAAAAAACATCACCGCAATTTACATATACGCGAATAACGGAAAGGGTGGCCCATTTCCTAAATGCAAGTTGCAATGCATATTTACAACTCATATAGTTCCTAAATAATTGAAAACGTATATTTATATCTATAGTACAGAGAAAAGAAGTGGACACATGGACgcaaaaagttattaattacGACAAGACTTCGCCATGAAGCTGATTTTagcggcaaaaaaaagaaacgaaatacCATTTGGGAAACTATATTGCGAGAAATTAAAGAtgtggaaagctcttttccctTTTCCAGAGACGATATAACTAGATGTTTCTTAAACATCATGGGAACCTATAAACgcatcaaaaaaagaaacaatacaTCTGGTGAAGCTTCATCAAACTGGGAATACTTTGACGAAATAGATGAAGTTTTTGGGAGCCGTAGCAGCATTAATGTGCCATTAGAAATGACTGATTATTCTCTCGAAGAAATAACTATAAACCCAACGATTTATTCTCCGGTTTCTTTAACAACTGAAGAAGACTTAACGCCCACAACATCAAGGAAAAGAAAGAGAAATGAtgtgattgaatttttggaaaaagaatCGGAAAAGGATGGTGAGGTTTTGGATAAGTTGCTTAAACTTGCTGAACTGAAACAACTTCGTGCCTTATTCGAAGCAATAGGAGAGAAAAACCGTGAATGATCtctaaatcaattaaaaatcagactgttttaattataaaatgtttttattataagcgCTAAGCTACCAGAGACCTGAAgtcaataaagtttttgtttttttttttttgtgtttaacaAATTTTGTCTCATTTAAGAAAtcacgggtgatcaattaagaggagtttttttcatttgcattttttttacagatcgcgcgagTTATGTGGAATGGCCCCGCTCCCAcgcataaaattataaaaaagaaaacaaccatattttaatagaatttatgattgtaaaacgagtattaatgaaaaagaaaacaatcatattccaatagaaatttatgattgtaaaatgaaCCTCAGGAATGCCACTCAGCACTTTAgagttagaaatataaatatacatatgtatgtatatgcttaagTGTAATCCGTTCATTGCATATACGTATGACTTCACGTCATAACAAACATACTGGTGTCAACACTCAAGTATGCAAAACATACTTGAGTGAAATAAGAGGACACAGTAAAACAATTGCAACTATGCTGCAAATCTAAACAAAAAGTAGACTATTTGGATGGTGCTGAGTAGcatcacaaacacacatatttaatatacaatctaaatatgtatattctgaGGCTATATTTAAGACCTAAAGATTTAA from Anastrepha obliqua isolate idAnaObli1 chromosome 2, idAnaObli1_1.0, whole genome shotgun sequence harbors:
- the LOC129238335 gene encoding uncharacterized protein LOC129238335, with the protein product MVAFCLQLSSILRSSEHPFSTIALELEKQLRKRFRAFFELNEEADLALAAAALIPNYREKKWTHGRKKLLITTRLRHEADFSGKKKKRNTIWETILREIKDVESSFPFSRDDITRCFLNIMGTYKRIKKRNNTSGEASSNWEYFDEIDEVFGSRSSINVPLEMTDYSLEEITINPTIYSPVSLTTEEDLTPTTSRKRKRNDVIEFLEKESEKDGEVLDKLLKLAELKQLRALFEAIGEKNRE